A genomic window from Pecten maximus chromosome 6, xPecMax1.1, whole genome shotgun sequence includes:
- the LOC117329955 gene encoding cytochrome P450 2H2-like — MLSVTYLAFAVVCVLLPCVIILLFRSFRRDVLLPPGPTPLPIIGNALVLAPTDKLEVYKRLRAEFGDIVCLTFGTTKCVIFSGYDLIREVFVKKGDATTNRPPQSFFIKSIQKGYGVGGSSGQLWKEHRTFILNFLRKSFRRDRLEGLIENEVTHYIKRIHDENEKPMVLRRIIGTSLTNITLTLGMSKRFQHDDARLLQLLKAIDDIMLYSGFSEALCFFPALKISPW, encoded by the exons ATGTTGTCGGTAACTTATCTAGCCTTTGCCGTAGTATGCGTCCTACTGCCTTGTGTGATCATCCTACTTTTCCGCAGTTTCCGGCGCGATGTCCTCCTACCACCCGGCCCGACACCTTTACCCATCATCGGAAATGCATTGGTACTCGCCCCTACTGACAAACTAGAAGTGTACAAGCGGCTACGTGCAGAGTTTGGAGACATTGTCTGCCTGACATTTGGAACCACAAAATGCGTCATCTTCAGCGGCTATGACCTTATCCGCGAGGTGTTTGTCAAGAAAGGAGATGCGACTACCAATAGACCCCCTCAGAGCTTCTTCATCAAGTCCATACAGAAGGGATATG GCGTTGGTGGGAGCTCTGGTCAGTTGTGGAAGGAACATAGGACATTTATATTGAATTTCCTCCGGAAGTCATTTCGCAGGGATCGTCTCGAAGGCCTGATAGAAAACGAAGTCACCCACTACATCAAGCGCATTCATGACGAAAACGAGAAGCCAATGGTACTTCGCAGGATTATAGGAACAAGTCTTACAAATATCACACTGACTTTGGGTATGAGCAAGCGTTTTCAGCACGATGACGCTCGACTGTTACAACTTTTGAAAGCCATCGATGATATAATGCTATACTCAGGTTTTTCGGAAGCCCTTTGTTTCTTTCCAGCACTTAAAATATCTCCCTGGTGA
- the LOC117328770 gene encoding cytochrome P450 2D15-like: MFHAESMLNDKENIFKWLKALIDERACGVPEHEDDIEDFIDAFQFEAKSQQGDTTYTEHQLLHVLFEFFVAGVETSGATIRWAVLFMLHNRDVQDKLANEILSHLGSDQLPTMADYPHLDYCRAFISEVQRCGNVAPLSGPHAASKDFYVNGYLIPQGATLLMNLTSALKDPKYFKDPEVFRPERFLDSDGKYVVHNGLIPFSIGRRICLGKDLAKIELFLFIANMVQNFEFVPEDPNSLPEIVGCDGISHGPVNFKFIAKRRGVTT; encoded by the exons ATGTTCCATGCAGAATCAATGTTAAACgacaaagaaaacattttcaaatggTTGAAGGCACTGATCGACGAAAGGGCATGTGGTGTTCCTGAACATGAAGACGACATTGAAGATTTCATCGACGCCTTCCAGTTCGAAGCCAAGTCACAACAGGGGGACACAACCTACACAG AACACCAACTCCTGCACGTACTGTTTGAATTCTTTGTCGCTGGAGTAGAGACGTCTGGGGCTACTATCAGGTGGGCTGTCCTTTTCATGCTTCACAACAGAGATGTACAAGATAAACTGGCAAATGAGATCCTATCACATCTGGGTTCTGACCAGCTACCCACGATGGCTGACTATCCACACCTGGACTACTGCCGGGCTTTCATCTCGGAGGTTCAGCGATGTGGCAATGTAGCTCCCCTTTCCGGACCTCATGCGGCCAGCAAAGACTTTTACGTGAATGGCTACCTCATTCCACAGGGTGCAACACTGCTTATGAACCTCACATCCGCCCTTAAGGatccaaaatattttaaagaccCTGAAGTTTTTAGACCGGAGAGATTCCTGGACAGCGACGGGAAATACGTAGTCCACAACGGCTTGATTCCTTTTTCAATAG GGCGACGCATTTGCCTCGGAAAAGACttagctaagattgagctgTTCCTTTTCATCGCCAATATGGTACAGAACTTTGAGTTTGTTCCTGAGGATCCGAATTCATTGCCAGAGATCGTAGGATGTGACGGCATTTCTCATGGACCGGTCAACTTCAAATTCATCGCAAAAAGGAGAGGAGTCACAACATGA